The following coding sequences lie in one Myxococcus xanthus genomic window:
- a CDS encoding glycogen debranching protein, with product MRTPRMSRLVGAALSTALFITGCSESDYVRLYHSDARAPSYSVDDIESLRQIGPTYVDKGVNFALYSENATRLELLLFEDPESNRPARAYEMTRYGDVWSVYVEGVGVGQHYGFRAWGPNWEFDPRWFPGSIHGFKADADVYGNRFNPNKLLTDPYSKALHRDHDWSKGSTASGPARTEVTYAASAKSVLVKSGDYQWGEVEQQWRANRQDENWQGHGWQDLIVYEVHAKGFTADPASGVRFPGTYRGFGEKAAYLAELGITAVELLPIHEKPLDGGYWGYQTINFFAPELSYAAFKEPHQVINEFKWMVEQLHKHGIEVIIDVVYNHTGEGGLWREKLETDDVMPGEPLESLDPAETAGLYSFRGIDNQAYYALNPDRRTYWNNTGVGNQTRPNHRPTRKLIIDSLRFYVEELHVDGFRFDLAPILGERDGDYNRWDDPRNTVLQDVIDDPVLQKYNTRIMAEPWSAGGWYCMPLGEFPNAKTQPGNGWYEWNGRFRDWWRAFMNQDGWKLNSNEGSLCGRPGTVDGGFLMHGSQEWFERNGRRPYHSMNFITVHDGFTMYDLFAYDEKQNRCGPLNPVCCDTPNSPFCDKVSGEEHNRSRSWGPIGDERAESMRRQMIRNAFMSMMISHGTPMILGGDEWMRTQLGNNNAYSTLSDNPFNWYQWGAYLARDERHRMFEFVKAAIRLRKEHAYAFAPKDYGKGAPLAWKSAQNTEAAWDSKQLMIHYHDASYGPELLVLINMEPRAVEFTLPEGRKWTRLIDTQAYFDSPAYLTTAGLDSRSTGNSWLDMPSPVNGPTYGMPERTIVVLRAE from the coding sequence ATGCGCACTCCCAGAATGTCCCGCCTCGTGGGCGCGGCGCTGTCCACCGCCCTGTTCATCACTGGCTGTAGCGAGAGCGACTACGTCCGGCTGTACCACAGTGATGCTCGGGCCCCGAGCTACTCGGTGGACGACATCGAGTCCCTTCGCCAGATTGGCCCCACCTACGTGGACAAGGGCGTGAACTTCGCCCTGTACTCGGAGAACGCCACCCGGCTGGAGCTGCTGCTCTTCGAAGACCCGGAGAGCAACCGCCCGGCGCGCGCCTATGAGATGACACGCTACGGCGACGTGTGGAGCGTCTACGTGGAAGGCGTGGGCGTGGGACAGCACTACGGCTTCCGCGCATGGGGACCCAACTGGGAGTTCGACCCGCGGTGGTTCCCCGGGTCCATCCATGGCTTCAAGGCGGACGCGGACGTCTACGGCAACCGCTTCAATCCAAACAAGCTGCTCACGGACCCGTACTCCAAGGCCCTGCACCGCGATCACGACTGGAGCAAGGGCAGCACGGCCAGCGGTCCGGCCCGCACGGAGGTGACTTACGCGGCCTCCGCCAAGAGCGTCCTCGTCAAGAGCGGCGACTACCAGTGGGGTGAGGTGGAGCAGCAGTGGCGCGCCAACCGCCAGGACGAGAACTGGCAGGGCCACGGCTGGCAGGACCTCATCGTCTACGAGGTCCACGCCAAGGGCTTCACGGCGGACCCCGCCAGCGGCGTGCGCTTCCCGGGCACCTACCGCGGCTTCGGTGAGAAGGCGGCCTACCTGGCTGAGCTGGGCATCACCGCGGTGGAGCTGCTGCCCATCCACGAGAAGCCGCTGGACGGTGGCTACTGGGGCTACCAGACCATCAACTTCTTCGCGCCCGAGCTGTCCTACGCGGCCTTCAAGGAGCCGCACCAGGTCATCAACGAGTTCAAGTGGATGGTGGAGCAACTCCACAAGCACGGCATCGAGGTGATTATCGACGTCGTCTACAACCACACCGGCGAGGGGGGCCTCTGGCGCGAGAAGCTGGAGACGGATGACGTCATGCCCGGCGAGCCGCTGGAGTCCCTGGACCCCGCGGAGACGGCTGGCCTCTATTCGTTCCGCGGCATCGACAACCAGGCGTACTACGCGCTCAACCCGGACCGCCGCACGTATTGGAACAACACCGGCGTCGGTAACCAGACGCGCCCCAACCACCGGCCCACGCGCAAGCTCATCATCGACAGCCTGCGCTTCTACGTGGAAGAGCTTCACGTGGACGGCTTCCGCTTCGACCTGGCGCCTATCCTGGGCGAGCGCGACGGCGACTACAACCGCTGGGACGACCCGCGCAATACCGTGCTCCAGGACGTCATCGACGACCCGGTGCTCCAGAAGTACAACACCCGCATCATGGCCGAGCCGTGGAGCGCGGGCGGCTGGTACTGCATGCCGCTGGGCGAGTTCCCCAACGCCAAGACGCAGCCGGGCAATGGCTGGTACGAGTGGAACGGCCGCTTCCGCGACTGGTGGCGCGCGTTCATGAACCAGGACGGTTGGAAGCTCAACTCCAACGAGGGGTCGCTGTGCGGCCGGCCCGGCACGGTGGACGGCGGCTTCCTGATGCATGGCAGCCAGGAGTGGTTCGAGCGCAATGGCCGCCGCCCGTATCACTCCATGAACTTCATCACCGTGCACGACGGCTTCACGATGTACGACCTGTTCGCGTACGACGAGAAGCAGAACCGCTGCGGTCCGCTGAACCCGGTGTGCTGTGACACACCGAACAGCCCCTTCTGCGACAAGGTCAGCGGTGAGGAGCACAACCGTTCCCGCAGCTGGGGGCCGATTGGCGACGAGCGCGCGGAGAGCATGCGGCGGCAGATGATTCGCAATGCCTTCATGTCGATGATGATCAGCCACGGCACGCCGATGATCCTGGGCGGCGACGAGTGGATGCGCACGCAGCTGGGCAACAACAACGCCTACTCCACGCTGTCTGACAATCCCTTCAACTGGTACCAGTGGGGCGCGTACCTGGCGCGCGACGAACGTCACCGCATGTTCGAGTTCGTGAAGGCCGCCATCCGCCTGCGCAAGGAGCACGCCTACGCCTTCGCGCCGAAGGACTATGGCAAGGGCGCGCCGCTGGCCTGGAAGAGCGCGCAGAACACCGAGGCGGCGTGGGACAGCAAGCAGTTGATGATTCACTACCACGACGCGTCCTACGGGCCGGAGCTGCTGGTGCTCATCAACATGGAGCCCCGCGCGGTGGAGTTCACGCTGCCCGAAGGCCGCAAGTGGACGCGGCTCATCGACACGCAGGCGTACTTCGACAGCCCCGCCTATCTCACGACGGCGGGCCTGGACAGCCGGTCCACGGGTAACTCGTGGCTTGATATGCCGTCACCAGTGAACGGTCCGACGTACGGGATGCCGGAAAGAACCATCGTCGTCCTGCGTGCGGAGTAG
- the fadJ gene encoding fatty acid oxidation complex subunit alpha FadJ, translated as MATKAEELEVKQGFSYQVEDGVAVITFDLPDSPVNTLSPETGEAFLRVMMRAEREPEVKAVVFTSGKRDSFVAGAKIDFLQTIKTAEEATAISRNGQEGFDKLAAFPKPVVAAIHGACLGGGLEWALACDYRIATDSPKTSLGLPEVQLGLIPGAGGTQRLPALIGVQAALDLILTGKSLKPAKAKKLGVVDEVVPAPILRAIAVRRAKELAAGTLKVDRRHGQGFKGVAANGKAKGLAGFIQGLANKELWAEVALEDNPLGRKVLFDQARKQLLKKTRGKFPAPEKALQVVRVGLESGHKAGQEAEAKAFGELVVSDVSKRLVEIFFATTALKKENGTSNPDAKPREVKKVAVLGGGLMGGGIAYVTSVLQGVPVRVKDKDDAGVGRAMKQVQSILDERVKRRSLTRREATAKSALVTAGTDYSGFKSADLVIEAVFEDLKLKHRIIAEVEAVTGDQTIFASNTSSIPITELAKGSRRPAQVIGMHYFSPVHKMPLLEVITHAGTADWVTATCVEVGRKQGKTVIVVNDGPGFYTSRILAPYMNEAAYLLAEGADIAELDRALVEFGFPVGPITLLDEVGIDVAQKVGPLMEAAFGKRMAAPKALEKVVADGRLGRKTQKGFYLYEDGKKTEVDSSIYALLPHGTERRSFDRAEMAERVVLQMVNEAIRCLGEGILRSARDGDVGAIFGLGFPPFLGGPFHYVDSRGPAEVLRKLEHYHDKLGERFAPAPHLVEMVKAGKTFYPR; from the coding sequence ATGGCCACCAAGGCGGAAGAGCTCGAGGTGAAGCAGGGCTTCTCGTACCAGGTGGAGGACGGCGTCGCCGTCATCACCTTCGACCTGCCGGACTCGCCGGTGAACACGCTGTCGCCGGAGACGGGCGAGGCCTTCCTGCGCGTCATGATGCGCGCGGAGCGCGAGCCCGAGGTGAAGGCCGTCGTCTTCACGTCCGGCAAGAGGGACTCGTTCGTCGCCGGGGCGAAAATCGACTTCCTGCAGACCATCAAGACGGCGGAGGAGGCCACCGCCATCAGCCGCAACGGGCAGGAGGGCTTCGACAAGCTGGCCGCCTTCCCCAAGCCCGTCGTCGCGGCCATCCACGGCGCATGTCTGGGCGGCGGCCTGGAGTGGGCGTTGGCGTGTGACTACCGCATCGCCACCGACAGCCCGAAGACGTCGCTGGGGCTGCCGGAGGTGCAGCTGGGCCTGATTCCGGGCGCGGGCGGCACCCAGCGGCTGCCGGCGCTCATTGGCGTGCAGGCGGCGCTGGACCTCATCCTCACCGGCAAGAGCCTCAAGCCCGCGAAGGCGAAGAAGCTGGGCGTAGTGGATGAAGTGGTGCCGGCGCCCATCCTCCGCGCCATCGCCGTGCGGCGCGCGAAGGAGCTGGCCGCGGGCACGCTGAAGGTGGACCGCCGTCACGGCCAGGGCTTCAAGGGCGTGGCCGCGAACGGCAAGGCGAAGGGGCTGGCGGGCTTCATCCAGGGCCTGGCCAACAAGGAGCTGTGGGCGGAGGTGGCGCTGGAGGACAACCCGCTGGGCCGCAAGGTCCTCTTCGACCAGGCGCGCAAGCAGCTCCTGAAGAAGACGCGCGGCAAGTTCCCCGCGCCAGAGAAGGCGCTCCAGGTCGTGCGCGTGGGCCTGGAGTCCGGGCACAAGGCGGGCCAGGAAGCGGAAGCGAAGGCCTTTGGCGAGCTGGTGGTGTCGGACGTCTCCAAGCGGCTGGTGGAAATCTTCTTCGCCACCACGGCGCTGAAGAAGGAGAACGGCACCTCCAACCCCGACGCGAAGCCGCGCGAGGTGAAGAAGGTGGCGGTGCTGGGCGGCGGGCTGATGGGCGGCGGCATCGCCTATGTCACCAGCGTGCTCCAGGGCGTGCCCGTGCGCGTGAAGGACAAGGACGACGCGGGCGTGGGCCGGGCCATGAAGCAGGTGCAGTCCATCCTGGACGAGCGCGTGAAGCGGCGCTCGCTCACGCGCCGCGAGGCCACGGCGAAGTCGGCCCTGGTGACGGCGGGCACGGACTACAGCGGCTTCAAGTCCGCGGACCTGGTCATCGAGGCGGTGTTCGAGGACCTCAAGCTCAAGCACCGCATCATCGCGGAGGTGGAGGCCGTCACCGGCGACCAGACCATCTTCGCGTCCAACACCTCCAGCATCCCGATTACGGAGCTGGCCAAGGGCAGCCGCCGGCCGGCGCAAGTCATTGGCATGCATTACTTCAGCCCGGTCCACAAGATGCCGCTGCTGGAGGTCATCACCCACGCGGGCACCGCGGACTGGGTGACGGCCACCTGCGTGGAGGTGGGGCGCAAGCAGGGCAAGACGGTCATTGTCGTCAACGACGGGCCGGGCTTCTACACCTCGCGCATCCTCGCCCCGTACATGAACGAGGCGGCGTACCTGCTGGCGGAAGGCGCGGACATCGCGGAGCTGGACAGGGCGCTGGTCGAGTTCGGCTTCCCCGTGGGCCCGATTACCCTCCTGGACGAGGTGGGCATCGACGTGGCGCAGAAGGTGGGCCCCCTCATGGAGGCCGCCTTCGGCAAGCGCATGGCGGCGCCCAAGGCCCTGGAGAAGGTGGTGGCCGACGGCCGCCTGGGCCGCAAGACGCAGAAGGGCTTCTACCTGTACGAGGACGGGAAGAAGACGGAGGTGGACAGCTCCATCTACGCCCTGCTGCCGCACGGCACGGAGCGCCGCTCCTTCGACCGCGCGGAGATGGCGGAGCGCGTGGTGCTGCAGATGGTCAACGAGGCCATCCGCTGCCTGGGCGAGGGCATCCTCCGCAGCGCGCGTGACGGCGACGTGGGCGCCATCTTCGGCCTGGGCTTCCCGCCCTTCCTCGGTGGCCCCTTTCACTACGTGGACAGCCGCGGCCCCGCCGAGGTGCTGCGCAAGCTGGAGCACTACCACGACAAGCTCGGGGAGCGTTTCGCCCCCGCGCCGCACCTGGTGGAGATGGTGAAGGCGGGCAAGACGTTCTACCCGCGCTGA
- the hemE gene encoding uroporphyrinogen decarboxylase, with amino-acid sequence MNDRLLRAARRQPTDTTPVWLMRQAGRYLPEYRAIRGNIAFLDLCKHPDLAAEVTVQPVTRLGVDAAIIFSDILIPVEAMGITLELGDKGPHFPNPVRSAADIDKLGVPDPVEGTGFVAEAIRRTRKALNDSVPVIGFAGAPFTLAAYMVEGGGSKSYILIKRLMFEQPELAHRLFGKLTDTLIPYLKMQVEAGASIVQIFDSWGGALSPWDYERFCIPYLKRMVSELKATGVPVIVFGVGMSNHLPLLKSTGADVVGLDWTLPMDEGRKVLGPDVAVQGNLDPLHLFLPREELDGRVKDILRRAGPEGHIFNLGHGILPPTDPDAAKFLVEAVHRHGVALRQGTLGA; translated from the coding sequence GTGAACGACCGACTCCTCCGCGCGGCGCGCCGCCAGCCCACTGACACGACGCCGGTATGGCTGATGCGCCAGGCGGGCCGCTACCTGCCCGAGTACCGGGCCATTCGCGGCAACATCGCCTTCCTGGACCTGTGCAAGCACCCGGACCTGGCGGCGGAAGTCACCGTCCAGCCGGTGACGCGGCTGGGTGTGGACGCGGCCATCATCTTCTCGGACATCCTCATCCCCGTGGAGGCCATGGGCATCACCCTGGAGCTGGGGGACAAGGGGCCGCACTTCCCCAACCCCGTGCGCTCCGCGGCGGACATCGACAAGCTGGGCGTGCCCGACCCGGTGGAGGGCACCGGCTTCGTGGCCGAGGCCATCCGCCGCACGCGCAAGGCACTCAATGACTCCGTGCCCGTCATCGGCTTCGCGGGCGCGCCCTTCACCCTGGCCGCGTACATGGTGGAGGGTGGCGGCTCCAAGAGCTACATCCTCATCAAGCGGCTGATGTTCGAGCAGCCCGAGTTGGCGCACCGCCTCTTCGGCAAGCTCACCGACACGCTCATCCCCTACCTGAAGATGCAGGTGGAGGCGGGCGCGAGCATCGTCCAGATTTTCGACTCGTGGGGCGGCGCGCTGTCGCCATGGGACTACGAGCGCTTCTGCATTCCCTACCTCAAGCGCATGGTGTCCGAGCTGAAGGCCACCGGCGTGCCCGTCATCGTGTTCGGCGTGGGCATGTCCAACCACCTGCCGCTGCTCAAGAGCACGGGCGCGGACGTGGTGGGCCTGGACTGGACGTTGCCCATGGACGAGGGCCGGAAGGTGCTGGGGCCGGACGTGGCGGTGCAGGGCAACCTGGACCCGCTGCACCTGTTCCTCCCCCGCGAGGAGCTGGACGGCCGCGTGAAGGACATCCTCCGCCGCGCGGGCCCCGAAGGGCACATCTTCAACCTGGGCCACGGCATCCTCCCGCCCACGGACCCCGACGCCGCGAAGTTCCTGGTGGAGGCCGTCCACCGCCACGGCGTGGCCCTGCGCCAGGGCACGCTGGGCGCCTAG
- a CDS encoding mannosyltransferase family protein: MARSASRTFVLVVLSAVVACGAAATAGAWRFFHKDPNNPVVRLDEYFTMGWVAWDSSWYMRIAQEGYQFVPGQQSSVAFFPVYPLLIRAVESLGPNVYQSGVLITLLCGPLALMLFTVWARKLTDEDTALKAGLLMACYPFTLYFYGAMYSDALFVLLVVAAFLLLERGHLGPAVLVAAVATAARPVAPAVVLGLLVRRLEWKHARGEKWSAVDFLPVLSGLGFGAYMLFLWHQFGDPVAFVKVQGSPGWEQIPGWHTWLKVSWFERVVLAPQDKREAFRLAAHAFFTLLALALVWPTRKLLGWGYAVYVLAIVGLPAWSTKDFMGMGRYLLSAFPVFLTAAMLLRERPLLLRGALAVGAASLLVLSWAFGADYYVS; encoded by the coding sequence ATGGCACGCTCCGCGTCCCGCACCTTCGTCCTCGTCGTCCTGTCGGCCGTCGTGGCCTGTGGCGCCGCCGCCACCGCCGGGGCCTGGCGCTTCTTCCACAAGGACCCCAACAACCCCGTCGTCCGGCTCGACGAGTACTTCACCATGGGCTGGGTGGCCTGGGATTCCAGCTGGTACATGCGGATTGCCCAGGAGGGCTACCAGTTCGTCCCGGGCCAGCAGAGCTCGGTGGCGTTCTTCCCGGTGTACCCGCTGCTCATCCGCGCGGTGGAGTCGCTGGGCCCCAATGTGTACCAGTCCGGCGTGCTCATCACGCTGCTGTGCGGCCCGCTGGCGTTGATGCTCTTCACCGTCTGGGCGCGCAAGCTGACGGACGAGGACACGGCGCTGAAGGCCGGGCTGCTGATGGCCTGCTACCCCTTCACGCTCTACTTCTACGGCGCCATGTATTCGGACGCGCTGTTCGTCCTCCTGGTGGTGGCGGCCTTCCTGCTGCTGGAGCGCGGGCACCTGGGGCCCGCCGTCCTCGTGGCGGCGGTGGCCACCGCGGCCCGGCCGGTGGCGCCCGCGGTGGTGCTGGGCCTGCTGGTGCGCCGCCTGGAGTGGAAGCACGCCCGAGGCGAGAAGTGGAGCGCGGTGGACTTCCTGCCGGTGCTGTCGGGCCTGGGCTTCGGCGCATACATGCTCTTCCTGTGGCACCAGTTCGGTGACCCGGTGGCCTTCGTGAAGGTGCAGGGCTCGCCCGGCTGGGAGCAGATTCCGGGCTGGCACACGTGGCTGAAGGTGAGCTGGTTCGAGCGCGTCGTGCTGGCGCCGCAGGACAAGCGCGAGGCCTTCCGGCTGGCCGCGCACGCCTTCTTCACGCTGCTGGCGCTGGCGCTGGTGTGGCCCACGCGCAAGCTGCTGGGGTGGGGCTACGCCGTCTACGTGCTGGCCATCGTCGGGTTGCCCGCGTGGTCCACCAAGGACTTCATGGGCATGGGGCGCTACCTGCTGTCCGCCTTCCCCGTCTTCCTCACCGCGGCGATGTTGCTGCGCGAGCGGCCCTTGCTGCTGCGCGGGGCGCTGGCGGTGGGCGCCGCGTCGCTGCTCGTCCTCTCGTGGGCCTTTGGCGCGGACTACTACGTCTCATGA
- a CDS encoding alpha-amylase family glycosyl hydrolase: MVVSLTAALAAVTLAACLPRAAPPPLAPSGTVVAVAYVRDDARRAGVVADVPEGLKQRIAETLARRNLRVEVVPYADYAAYFAKVRDSQRRFEMLKALTPEAPLHLLVETRVSFFSQVGGRFSWDISVRTTGARADSAMAPTVVTQDYGAALQFDQQREDDAQLEVATQIAGQAGALFDSFLASPFLVPDTDGGPGTVPGLDAPAGPGIEPGTGTPDVPQPYRGLWEPPAGDAVYFVMVDRFSNGDPKNDGAVDLEDAQAFHGGDLRGVIDRLDGLRQLGVRTVWLSPVFQMRTDKFHGYGAFHGYWVEDFGQVEPRFGDEALLKTLAAELRRRDMRLVLDVVLNHVGPETRLSRERPDWFHGQGPIKDWNDSRELVMGDVHGLPDLAVEREDVYAHLLAHSRRWVDVLQPAGFRLDAVKHMPTSFWARYNDDLRQHAGPDFLLLGEMLDGDPVLLSNTMKEGRFGTMFDFPLAFALVDVFCRDRSPSHLGAILFNDRLYPAPGSLVTMVDNHDLPRVMSECGGDVERVKRALAVQLTARGVPALTYGTEEGLKGAKEPENRGDMRFTNHSLRSWIGGLLTLRRGSEALQRGETLMLAAREDLFAYARVTADEAVVIAVNTRDSAVDVPLPDGLAGAKLEPLALAPPLAAGGAGFMRVPAGEVALARLKPLAAGGFATAARLAGLRWRGMGARRKVELAVDDPSVRLVGSGPELGGWKPERSLRPGPDGFALSLPVGAVFEYKLLRDRSQGTFDWEDGANRLLFVDEGTGPLRQTLAWSQR, from the coding sequence GTGGTGGTCTCCCTCACCGCGGCGCTGGCCGCGGTGACGCTCGCGGCGTGTCTTCCCCGCGCGGCGCCTCCGCCCCTGGCTCCCAGCGGCACGGTGGTCGCCGTGGCCTACGTGCGGGATGACGCGAGGCGGGCCGGCGTGGTGGCGGACGTCCCGGAAGGACTGAAGCAGCGCATCGCGGAGACCCTGGCCAGGCGCAACCTGCGCGTGGAGGTGGTGCCCTACGCGGACTACGCCGCCTACTTCGCGAAGGTGCGCGACTCGCAGCGCCGCTTCGAGATGCTGAAGGCGCTGACGCCGGAGGCGCCGCTGCACCTGCTGGTGGAGACGCGGGTGTCGTTCTTCAGCCAGGTGGGGGGCCGCTTCTCGTGGGACATCTCGGTGCGGACCACGGGCGCGCGCGCGGACTCCGCCATGGCGCCCACCGTCGTCACCCAGGACTACGGCGCGGCGCTTCAGTTCGACCAGCAGCGCGAGGACGATGCGCAGTTGGAGGTGGCCACGCAGATTGCCGGACAGGCGGGCGCGCTGTTCGACTCCTTCCTGGCCTCACCCTTCCTGGTGCCGGACACGGACGGGGGGCCGGGTACGGTGCCGGGCCTCGACGCGCCGGCCGGACCGGGCATCGAGCCGGGCACGGGCACGCCGGATGTGCCCCAGCCCTACCGGGGTTTGTGGGAGCCGCCGGCGGGAGACGCGGTCTACTTCGTGATGGTGGACCGCTTCTCCAATGGAGACCCGAAGAACGACGGTGCAGTGGACCTGGAGGACGCGCAGGCCTTTCACGGCGGAGACCTGCGAGGAGTCATTGACCGACTGGACGGGCTGCGGCAGCTCGGTGTCCGCACGGTGTGGCTTTCACCCGTCTTCCAGATGCGCACCGACAAGTTCCATGGGTACGGCGCCTTCCACGGTTACTGGGTGGAGGACTTCGGTCAGGTGGAACCGCGCTTCGGAGACGAGGCCCTGCTGAAGACGCTGGCGGCGGAGTTGCGCCGCCGGGACATGCGGCTGGTGCTGGACGTGGTGCTCAACCACGTGGGGCCGGAGACGCGCCTGTCGCGTGAGCGGCCCGACTGGTTCCACGGCCAGGGGCCCATCAAGGACTGGAACGATTCACGCGAGCTGGTGATGGGAGACGTGCACGGCCTGCCGGACCTCGCCGTGGAGAGGGAAGACGTGTACGCGCACCTGCTGGCGCATTCGCGCCGGTGGGTGGACGTGCTCCAGCCCGCGGGCTTCCGGCTGGACGCGGTGAAGCACATGCCCACCTCCTTCTGGGCTCGCTACAACGACGACTTGCGCCAGCACGCGGGGCCGGACTTCCTGCTGTTGGGGGAGATGCTGGACGGCGACCCGGTGCTGCTGTCGAACACGATGAAGGAAGGTCGCTTCGGGACGATGTTCGACTTCCCGCTGGCCTTCGCGCTGGTGGACGTCTTCTGCAGGGACCGCTCCCCGTCGCACCTGGGCGCCATCCTCTTCAACGACCGGCTGTACCCGGCGCCGGGCTCGCTCGTGACGATGGTGGACAACCACGACCTGCCCCGGGTGATGAGCGAGTGCGGTGGTGACGTGGAGCGGGTGAAGCGGGCGCTGGCGGTGCAGCTCACCGCGCGCGGCGTGCCGGCGCTCACCTACGGCACCGAGGAGGGCCTGAAGGGCGCGAAGGAGCCGGAGAACCGGGGCGACATGCGCTTCACGAACCACTCGCTTCGGTCGTGGATTGGCGGGTTGCTGACGTTGCGTCGAGGCAGTGAGGCCCTCCAGCGTGGCGAGACGTTGATGCTCGCCGCCCGGGAGGACCTCTTCGCCTACGCCCGCGTCACCGCCGACGAGGCCGTCGTCATCGCCGTGAATACCCGTGACAGCGCCGTGGACGTGCCGCTGCCCGACGGGCTGGCCGGCGCGAAGCTGGAGCCGCTGGCCCTGGCGCCGCCGTTGGCCGCCGGGGGCGCGGGCTTCATGCGCGTGCCCGCCGGCGAGGTGGCCCTGGCGCGGCTGAAGCCCCTGGCGGCGGGCGGTTTCGCCACGGCGGCGAGGCTCGCGGGTCTGCGGTGGCGGGGGATGGGCGCGCGGCGCAAGGTGGAGCTGGCCGTGGATGACCCGTCGGTGCGGTTGGTGGGCAGCGGGCCGGAGCTGGGCGGGTGGAAACCCGAGCGCTCGCTTCGTCCAGGGCCCGACGGCTTCGCGCTGTCGCTGCCCGTGGGCGCCGTCTTCGAGTACAAGCTCCTGCGCGACCGCTCCCAGGGCACGTTTGACTGGGAGGACGGCGCCAACCGTCTGCTGTTCGTGGACGAGGGCACCGGGCCGCTGCGCCAGACGCTGGCTTGGAGCCAGCGCTGA
- the fadI gene encoding acetyl-CoA C-acyltransferase FadI, producing the protein MASEKRNGPRRVAIVRGLRTPFVKAGSVFSGLTALDLGRLVVQELVQKTDLDPNVIDQVVFGQVVPTLTAPSIAREVVIAAGLPKRVDAFTVSRACATSIQAMTTAANAIATGEADVIIAGGTESMSDAPIFTSRPLAHALVAASKGRSLPDKLKPFQRLKAKDLLPVPPAIAEYSTGMTMGESAEKMAKENGISREEQDRIAFNSHRNAAKAWKDGLFDNEVMHVVVPPKFDKTAERDNIVREDSSMEALGQLKPAFDRKYGTITAGNASPLTDGAAALLLMSEEKARALGYEPLGFLRSHAYAATDPGDQLLQGPAYAVPTALKRAGMTLADIDLVEMHEAFAAQVASNIQALASQAFAKKAGWSAPVGEIDRERLNVTGGSIAIGHPFGATGARIVTQALNELKRRNKNTAMCTVCAAGGLGAVVILERA; encoded by the coding sequence ATGGCAAGCGAGAAGCGCAACGGCCCCCGAAGGGTGGCCATCGTCCGCGGCCTGCGGACCCCGTTCGTCAAGGCGGGCTCCGTCTTCTCGGGGCTGACGGCGCTGGATTTGGGCCGCCTGGTGGTCCAGGAACTGGTTCAGAAGACGGACCTGGACCCGAACGTCATCGACCAGGTGGTGTTCGGCCAGGTCGTCCCCACGTTGACGGCCCCGTCCATTGCCCGCGAGGTCGTCATCGCGGCGGGGCTGCCGAAGAGGGTTGATGCCTTCACGGTGTCGCGCGCGTGCGCCACGTCCATCCAGGCGATGACGACGGCGGCCAACGCGATTGCCACGGGGGAGGCGGACGTCATCATCGCCGGTGGCACCGAATCCATGTCGGACGCTCCCATCTTCACCAGCCGGCCGCTGGCCCACGCGCTGGTGGCGGCGTCCAAGGGGCGCTCGCTGCCGGACAAGCTCAAGCCCTTCCAGCGCCTCAAGGCCAAGGATTTGCTGCCGGTGCCCCCGGCCATCGCCGAGTACTCCACCGGCATGACGATGGGGGAGAGCGCGGAGAAGATGGCCAAGGAGAACGGCATCTCCCGCGAGGAGCAGGACCGCATCGCCTTCAACTCGCACCGCAACGCGGCCAAGGCGTGGAAGGACGGCCTGTTCGACAACGAGGTCATGCACGTCGTCGTGCCGCCGAAGTTCGACAAGACGGCGGAGCGCGACAACATCGTCCGTGAGGACTCCAGCATGGAGGCGCTGGGGCAGCTCAAGCCGGCGTTCGACCGCAAGTACGGCACGATTACGGCGGGCAACGCGTCGCCGCTGACGGACGGCGCCGCGGCGCTGCTGCTGATGAGCGAGGAGAAGGCGCGCGCGCTGGGCTACGAGCCGCTGGGCTTCCTGCGCAGCCATGCCTACGCGGCCACGGACCCGGGCGACCAGTTGCTCCAGGGCCCGGCCTACGCGGTGCCCACGGCGCTCAAGCGTGCGGGCATGACGCTGGCGGACATCGACCTGGTGGAGATGCACGAGGCCTTCGCCGCGCAGGTGGCCAGCAACATCCAGGCGCTGGCGTCCCAGGCCTTCGCGAAGAAGGCGGGCTGGAGCGCGCCGGTGGGCGAAATCGACCGGGAGCGGCTGAACGTGACGGGTGGCTCCATCGCCATTGGTCATCCCTTCGGGGCCACGGGGGCGCGCATCGTCACCCAGGCCCTCAATGAGCTGAAGCGTCGGAACAAGAACACGGCGATGTGCACCGTCTGCGCGGCGGGCGGCCTGGGCGCAGTCGTCATCCTGGAGCGTGCGTGA